A window from Hirundo rustica isolate bHirRus1 chromosome 25, bHirRus1.pri.v3, whole genome shotgun sequence encodes these proteins:
- the TMEM222 gene encoding transmembrane protein 222, with product MAAAEPGMKQFNGGGGAAPDAERGRFPHCVVWTPIPVLTWLFPIIGHMGICTSAGVIRDFAGPYFVSEDNMAFGKPVKYWKLDPSKVYATGPNAWDTAVHDASEEYKHRMHNLCCDNCHSHVALALNLMRYDNSTSWNMVKLCFFTLLYGKYVSIGGFVKTWLPFVLFLGVIVTVVLTLHLR from the exons ATGGCGGCGGCGGAGCCCGGGATGAAGCAGTTCAATGGCGGCGGTGGCGCCGCGCCGGACGCGGAGCGCGGCCGCTTCCCGCACTGCGTGGTGTGGACCCCGATCCCCGTCCTGAC GTGGCTGTTCCCCATCATCGGCCACATGGGCATCTGCACCTCCGCCGGCGTCATCCGCGACTTCGCGGGGCCCTACTTCGTCTCT gaagACAACATGGCGTTTGGGAAACCTGTGAA GTACTGGAAGCTGGATCCCAGCAAAGTCTACGCCACCGGTCCCAACGCGTGGGACACGGCCGTGCACGACGCGTCCGAGGAGTACAAACACCGCATG CACAACCTTTGCTGTGACAACTGCCACTCCCACGTGGCTCTGGCCTTAAACTTGATGAGATACGATAACAGCACCTCCTGGAACATGGTGAAACTGTGCTTCTTCACACTCCTCTATGGGAAATACGTCAG catAGGGGGGTTTGTGAAGACCTGGCTGCCCTTTGTCCTCTTCCTGGGGGTGATTGTGACCGTGGTTCTCACCCTCCACCTGCGGTGA